One genomic window of Halorubrum hochsteinianum includes the following:
- a CDS encoding type II glyceraldehyde-3-phosphate dehydrogenase — translation MTRVGVNGYGTIGKRVADAVAAQPDMELVGVTKASPDYGVEAAARRGYDLYAAVDDRADEFAAAGVDLTGTLGDLLDAVDVIVDCAPSGVGERNAPVYEAHDTPAIFQGGEDAAVAEASFNARGCFEAARDADAVRVVSCNTTALSRLLAPLDEAYGVEKARVTLVRRGGDPSETDRGPINDIVPDPATVPSHHGPDVNEILPDLAVDTAALKAPVTGMHTHSVNVTLETEPDESGVRDLLGDEDRIFLVPEGAGIDGAGALKEYAADAGRPRSDLWENCVWEESISVTGRDLYLFQNVHQEADVVPENVDAIRAMTTDVDAPESMARTNETLGVGLRSRLGNDELGRAELAADD, via the coding sequence ATGACACGCGTGGGCGTCAACGGCTACGGCACGATCGGGAAACGGGTCGCGGACGCCGTGGCGGCCCAGCCCGACATGGAACTCGTCGGCGTGACGAAGGCGTCGCCCGACTACGGCGTCGAGGCCGCGGCCCGCCGCGGCTACGACCTGTACGCGGCGGTCGACGACCGCGCCGACGAATTCGCGGCCGCCGGCGTCGATCTGACCGGAACGCTGGGCGACCTGCTCGACGCCGTCGACGTGATCGTCGACTGCGCGCCCTCGGGCGTCGGCGAGCGCAACGCCCCCGTCTACGAGGCCCACGACACGCCCGCGATCTTCCAGGGCGGCGAGGACGCGGCCGTCGCCGAGGCCTCCTTCAACGCTCGCGGCTGCTTCGAGGCCGCCCGCGACGCCGACGCGGTCCGGGTCGTCTCCTGTAACACGACCGCGCTCTCGCGGCTGCTCGCCCCGCTCGACGAGGCGTACGGGGTCGAGAAGGCGCGCGTCACCCTCGTGCGCCGCGGCGGCGACCCGAGCGAGACCGACCGCGGCCCGATAAACGACATCGTTCCCGACCCGGCGACCGTCCCCTCCCACCACGGCCCCGACGTGAACGAGATCCTCCCCGACCTCGCGGTCGACACCGCGGCGCTGAAGGCTCCGGTGACGGGGATGCACACCCACAGCGTCAATGTCACGCTGGAGACGGAACCGGACGAGAGCGGCGTCCGCGACCTGCTCGGCGACGAGGACCGGATCTTCCTCGTCCCCGAGGGCGCGGGCATCGACGGGGCCGGCGCGCTGAAGGAGTACGCGGCCGACGCGGGACGCCCCCGGAGCGACCTCTGGGAGAACTGCGTCTGGGAGGAGTCGATAAGCGTCACGGGCCGGGACCTCTACCTCTTCCAGAACGTCCACCAGGAGGCCGACGTCGTCCCCGAGAACGTAGACGCGATCCGCGCGATGACGACCGACGTCGACGCGCCGGAGTCGATGGCGCGCACGAACGAGACGCTCGGTGTCGGCCTCCGCAGCCGGCTCGGGAACGACGAACTCGGGCGCGCGGAACTCGCGGCCGACGACTAA
- a CDS encoding nucleoside recognition domain protein, whose protein sequence is MQSVAADLATLLADVVPRLARITAFIAGGVFAANVAVAFGLVRYVAGIAGWLTRPANLPDEVGTAILTTAASTTAGYATLAEYRESGLLDDRATLVAVVMNTFFGFVQHVFTYYVPVLIPILGVTTGAVYVGARAGIALLISVTGVLAGGLLLSESNVDRSALADVDATGPEADDRDPRERVRDAAGKSWGTLRRIVPRLAVVYTVVIWLVSTYDVAALTAVAEPITGVLGLPGAAVPVIAVFTLDTTAGAVTLAETEAGIFTTRTAVASLLIGSILSFAVSTFRRSIPFQYGIWGASFGTKVIVVNTALKLVFIAATVALLLAPVW, encoded by the coding sequence GTGCAATCGGTCGCCGCCGACCTCGCGACGCTGCTCGCGGACGTGGTCCCCCGGCTCGCCCGGATAACGGCGTTCATCGCGGGCGGCGTCTTCGCCGCCAACGTCGCCGTCGCGTTCGGGCTGGTCCGGTACGTCGCCGGGATCGCAGGATGGCTCACGCGCCCGGCGAACCTCCCGGACGAGGTCGGGACGGCGATCCTCACGACCGCGGCGTCGACGACCGCGGGCTACGCCACCCTCGCGGAGTACCGCGAGTCCGGACTCCTCGACGACCGGGCGACGCTCGTCGCCGTGGTGATGAACACGTTCTTCGGGTTCGTCCAGCACGTGTTCACCTACTACGTCCCGGTGTTGATCCCGATCCTCGGGGTCACCACCGGTGCCGTTTACGTCGGCGCGCGCGCCGGCATCGCGCTGCTCATCAGCGTCACCGGCGTCCTCGCGGGCGGCCTGCTCCTCTCCGAGTCGAACGTCGACCGGTCCGCGCTCGCCGACGTCGACGCGACCGGCCCCGAGGCCGACGACCGCGACCCCCGCGAGCGCGTCCGCGACGCCGCCGGGAAGTCGTGGGGCACGCTCCGGCGGATCGTCCCGCGGCTCGCGGTCGTGTACACCGTCGTGATCTGGCTCGTCTCCACGTACGACGTGGCTGCGCTGACGGCCGTCGCGGAGCCGATCACGGGCGTGTTGGGGCTGCCGGGGGCCGCCGTCCCCGTCATCGCGGTGTTCACGCTCGACACGACCGCGGGGGCGGTGACGCTCGCCGAGACGGAGGCGGGCATCTTCACCACGCGCACCGCGGTCGCGTCGCTGCTCATCGGGAGCATCCTCTCGTTCGCCGTCTCCACGTTCCGCCGGTCGATCCCGTTCCAGTACGGGATCTGGGGCGCGTCGTTCGGGACGAAGGTGATCGTCGTCAACACCGCGCTGAAGCTGGTCTTCATTGCCGCGACGGTCGCGCTGCTGCTCGCGCCGGTGTGGTGA
- a CDS encoding CaiB/BaiF CoA transferase family protein produces the protein MVGEARDPESDTGPLDGLTVLDLSRVLVGPFCTMQLGDLGAEVIKVERPGSGDQTRTWVPPAFGEGEGEESAYYVSVNRNKRSIQLDLTTEAGRAVVRDLAREADVLVENFRVGKTAEWDLDYGDLVDENPGLVYCAISGYGEWGPDRDKPAYDIMMQARGGFMSFTGVEDGPPVRIGVALADVGAGMYATQAILAALLERELGDGRGQKVDVSLLDGQAAWTSYMATNYFASGEPPGRMGSKHPNIVPYRAFETADDYVVVACSSDRFWPPLCEAIDRPDLLADERFETNEGRVRNRDELEAELAETFASLTTAEAAERLEAHDVPASRVRDVGEVFDDPQIEARGMLAEAEHPTAGTVEFPGSPMYFSRTPTTVRRHPPALGEHTESVLREYGYGDRDIDELRDSGAISE, from the coding sequence GTGGTCGGTGAGGCGCGTGACCCCGAGAGCGACACCGGCCCGCTCGACGGACTCACGGTACTGGACCTCTCGCGCGTCCTCGTCGGCCCGTTCTGCACGATGCAGCTCGGCGACCTCGGCGCGGAGGTGATCAAAGTCGAGCGCCCCGGATCGGGCGACCAGACCCGGACGTGGGTCCCGCCGGCGTTCGGCGAGGGCGAGGGAGAAGAGAGCGCCTACTACGTCAGCGTCAACCGCAACAAGCGGTCGATCCAGCTGGATCTCACGACCGAGGCCGGCCGGGCGGTCGTCCGCGACCTCGCCCGCGAGGCGGACGTGCTCGTCGAGAACTTCCGCGTCGGCAAGACCGCGGAGTGGGACCTCGACTACGGCGACCTCGTCGACGAGAACCCCGGCCTCGTCTACTGCGCCATCTCCGGCTACGGCGAGTGGGGACCGGACCGCGACAAGCCCGCCTACGACATCATGATGCAGGCCCGCGGCGGCTTCATGTCGTTCACCGGCGTCGAGGACGGGCCGCCGGTCCGGATCGGCGTCGCGCTCGCCGACGTCGGCGCGGGGATGTACGCGACGCAGGCGATCCTCGCGGCGCTGCTCGAACGCGAACTCGGCGACGGCCGCGGCCAGAAGGTCGACGTGAGCCTCCTCGACGGGCAGGCCGCCTGGACCAGCTACATGGCGACGAACTACTTCGCCAGCGGCGAGCCCCCCGGCCGGATGGGGAGCAAGCACCCGAACATCGTCCCGTACCGGGCGTTCGAGACGGCCGACGACTACGTCGTCGTCGCCTGCTCGTCGGACCGGTTCTGGCCGCCGCTGTGCGAGGCGATCGACCGCCCGGACCTCCTCGCCGACGAGCGGTTCGAGACGAACGAGGGGCGCGTCCGGAACCGCGACGAGCTCGAGGCCGAGCTGGCGGAGACGTTCGCGTCGCTGACGACCGCGGAGGCGGCCGAACGGCTGGAAGCGCACGACGTGCCCGCCAGCCGCGTCCGCGACGTGGGCGAGGTGTTCGACGACCCGCAGATCGAGGCCCGCGGCATGCTCGCCGAGGCGGAGCACCCGACCGCCGGCACCGTGGAGTTCCCCGGGTCGCCGATGTACTTCTCGCGGACGCCGACGACCGTCCGCCGTCACCCGCCCGCGCTGGGCGAGCACACGGAGTCGGTGTTGCGCGAGTACGGCTACGGCGACCGCGACATCGACGAACTCCGGGATAGCGGCGCGATTTCGGAGTAG
- a CDS encoding HVO_0234 family beta-propeller protein — protein sequence MAPAEDDISIDEKRVYAGSAGRTDAYVATGTGIVRVSLSADKVGAFDMVDRDAARDVAVLARGGPTDLIAAATPDGLSVAAVGEEPEFSSVDDEPAVAVGAAGGRDGSRGGSLLVAREGGAIEHVAFAEGGAAVASTTRLGSVADPRAVDGALVAAGDGVFRVGGDGLTDVGLDDARDVAGAGMPLAATGEGLYWLGNGWMAAREEAADAVAADGDGHAMAVVEGELFVHAGGDEWAEETWEPTDLPVDEAAVALGYGPGVSVAVTAAGTLCVDAGDGWRHQVVGVRDVNGVALAAVE from the coding sequence ATGGCACCCGCCGAGGACGACATCTCGATCGACGAAAAGCGCGTGTACGCGGGCAGCGCCGGCCGCACCGACGCCTACGTCGCGACCGGGACCGGGATCGTCCGCGTCTCGCTGTCGGCCGACAAGGTCGGCGCGTTCGACATGGTCGACCGCGACGCGGCCCGCGACGTCGCCGTCCTCGCACGCGGCGGGCCGACGGACCTCATCGCCGCGGCCACGCCCGACGGGCTCTCCGTCGCCGCGGTCGGCGAGGAGCCGGAGTTCTCGTCGGTCGACGACGAGCCCGCGGTCGCGGTCGGGGCCGCCGGCGGTCGTGACGGCTCCCGCGGCGGCTCGCTGCTCGTCGCGCGCGAGGGGGGCGCGATCGAGCACGTCGCGTTCGCGGAGGGCGGGGCGGCGGTCGCGTCGACGACGCGGCTCGGCTCCGTCGCGGACCCGCGGGCGGTCGACGGCGCGCTCGTCGCGGCCGGAGACGGCGTGTTCCGCGTCGGGGGCGACGGACTCACGGATGTCGGCCTCGACGACGCGCGCGACGTGGCCGGGGCCGGGATGCCGCTGGCGGCGACCGGCGAGGGGCTCTACTGGCTCGGCAACGGCTGGATGGCGGCCCGAGAGGAGGCCGCGGACGCGGTCGCGGCCGACGGCGACGGCCACGCGATGGCGGTCGTCGAGGGGGAGTTGTTCGTCCACGCCGGCGGGGACGAGTGGGCCGAGGAGACGTGGGAGCCGACCGACCTGCCTGTCGACGAGGCGGCGGTCGCGCTCGGCTACGGGCCGGGCGTCTCGGTCGCGGTCACCGCGGCGGGGACGCTCTGCGTGGACGCGGGCGACGGCTGGCGACACCAGGTGGTCGGCGTCCGGGACGTGAACGGCGTGGCGCTCGCCGCCGTGGAGTGA
- a CDS encoding aminopeptidase, giving the protein MTADLSEGASTAIEQCLNVAADESVVVVTDDEREPIGEALYAAASAVTDDATVLRYPPADQHGAEPPAPVAAAMAEADVFLAPTTKSLSHTRARGAACDAGARGATLPGITEDVFTTGLDADYAAIEAACDDVLGQIGDADEIRVTAPAGTDITFGIGDREWLADTGMVRDPGDFSNLPAGEVFVAPETATGTYVVDGTMMPHGLLDEGQELAFEVEDGLVTSISDDDIRADVEAAAAEVGDAAYNLAELGIGTNVGVDELVGSVLLDEKAGGTVHIAIGDDAGIGGETDAPLHLDGIIRNPTVYADGDEIELPSA; this is encoded by the coding sequence ATGACAGCCGACCTCTCCGAGGGGGCGTCGACCGCGATCGAACAGTGCCTGAACGTCGCCGCCGACGAGTCCGTCGTCGTCGTCACCGACGACGAGCGCGAGCCGATCGGCGAGGCGCTCTACGCGGCCGCGAGCGCCGTCACGGACGACGCGACGGTCCTGCGGTACCCGCCGGCCGACCAACACGGGGCGGAGCCGCCGGCCCCGGTCGCGGCCGCGATGGCCGAGGCGGACGTCTTCCTCGCGCCGACGACGAAGAGCCTGAGCCACACCCGCGCTCGGGGGGCCGCCTGCGACGCCGGCGCGCGCGGCGCGACGCTCCCGGGGATCACCGAGGACGTGTTCACCACTGGCCTCGACGCCGACTACGCCGCCATCGAGGCCGCCTGCGACGACGTGCTCGGCCAGATCGGCGACGCCGACGAGATCCGCGTCACCGCGCCCGCCGGCACCGACATCACCTTCGGGATCGGCGACCGGGAGTGGCTCGCCGACACCGGGATGGTCCGCGACCCGGGCGACTTCTCGAACCTCCCCGCGGGCGAGGTGTTCGTCGCGCCCGAGACCGCGACCGGGACCTACGTCGTCGACGGGACGATGATGCCCCACGGACTCCTCGACGAGGGCCAAGAACTCGCCTTCGAGGTCGAGGACGGGCTCGTCACGTCCATCTCGGACGACGATATCCGCGCCGACGTGGAGGCGGCCGCCGCGGAGGTCGGCGACGCCGCGTACAACCTCGCGGAACTCGGCATCGGGACGAACGTGGGCGTCGACGAACTGGTCGGCTCGGTCCTCCTCGACGAGAAGGCCGGCGGGACCGTCCACATCGCGATCGGCGACGACGCCGGGATCGGCGGCGAGACCGACGCGCCGCTCCACCTCGACGGGATCATCCGGAACCCCACCGTCTACGCCGACGGTGACGAGATCGAACTGCCGAGCGCGTAA
- the aceA gene encoding isocitrate lyase, producing MNPNELDDDVFDRDIDNPAGRKLRELFEEQDYTFAPGIYHALDARLAEMAGLDAAYMSGYSTVLGQFGFPDLEMVTMTEMVENAKRMVEATNLPVIADCDTGYGGIHNVRRAVREYEKAGVAAVHIEDQTSPKRCGHIAGKQIVSREQARSRFEAAVDAKQSEDTVIIARTDAYGSANGDWEEHLERGRIYADAGVDLVWPEMPDPSREDAVEYAETIHETHPDLDLAFNYSSSFEWGAEEDPLTFEELGDLGYQYIFITLYGLHSGAHAVYEDLSNIAENDEQAQFDLEERYIGHETESHHELSFVPRYQDIEAEFDPEARKRQEESAGFTEDESDPITASEDDD from the coding sequence ATGAACCCCAACGAACTCGACGACGACGTCTTCGACAGAGATATCGACAACCCGGCCGGCCGAAAGCTCCGCGAGCTGTTCGAGGAGCAGGACTACACGTTCGCGCCCGGGATATACCACGCCCTCGACGCCCGCCTCGCGGAGATGGCGGGCCTGGACGCGGCCTACATGAGCGGCTACTCCACCGTCCTCGGCCAGTTCGGCTTCCCCGACCTGGAGATGGTCACGATGACCGAGATGGTCGAGAACGCCAAGCGCATGGTCGAGGCGACGAACCTCCCCGTCATCGCCGACTGCGACACCGGCTACGGCGGGATCCACAACGTCCGGCGCGCGGTCCGCGAGTACGAGAAGGCCGGCGTCGCCGCCGTCCACATCGAGGACCAGACCTCGCCGAAGCGCTGCGGCCACATCGCCGGCAAGCAGATCGTCTCCCGCGAACAGGCCCGGTCGCGCTTCGAGGCCGCGGTCGACGCCAAGCAGAGCGAGGACACCGTCATCATCGCCCGCACCGACGCCTACGGCTCCGCCAACGGCGACTGGGAGGAGCACCTCGAACGCGGGCGGATCTACGCCGACGCCGGCGTCGACCTCGTCTGGCCGGAGATGCCCGACCCGTCGCGCGAGGACGCGGTCGAGTACGCCGAGACGATCCACGAGACCCACCCCGACCTGGACCTCGCCTTCAACTACTCCTCGTCGTTCGAGTGGGGCGCGGAGGAGGACCCGCTCACCTTCGAGGAGCTGGGCGACCTGGGCTACCAGTACATCTTCATCACGCTGTACGGGCTCCACTCGGGCGCGCACGCCGTCTACGAGGACCTCTCGAACATCGCCGAGAACGACGAGCAGGCGCAGTTCGACCTCGAAGAGCGCTACATCGGCCACGAGACGGAGAGCCACCACGAACTCTCCTTCGTCCCGCGGTATCAGGACATCGAGGCCGAGTTCGACCCCGAGGCGCGCAAGCGACAGGAGGAGTCCGCCGGCTTCACCGAAGACGAGAGCGACCCGATCACGGCCTCCGAGGACGACGACTGA